The window TTTACGCCCAGTTTATCCATAATCTTGCCCACTGCCTTTACTGGTGCAAGAAAGACCCACTTTGGTTCCACAAAGGTACTCGTATATGCTGTTATTCTTGCCAGAGGTTTTATGCCGAGGTCTTTGGCCTTCTTGTCAGACATGATAACAACTGCTGATGCGCCGTCGTTGAGTCCCGGAGCATTTCCTGCGGTCACTGTTCCGTCTTTCTGAAACGCCGGTCTCAGCTTGGCCAGCTTCTCCAGGGTGGTGTCTTCTCTCGGACTCTCATCTGTATCGATCGTTATTGGTTCGCCTTTCCTCTGCGGGATTTGAACCGGGACTATTTCCTTCTTGAACTTGCCGGACTTGATTGCGGCTACAGCCTTCTTATGACTACCCAGGGCGTATTCGTCCTGCATCTCACGGGTAATCCCTTTTTCGTTTGCCACCAGCTCTGCCAGCTTGCCCATGTGGACATCTTCGAAGGCGCACCACAGACCATCGTGGATGAGGGAGTCAACAAGCTTCTGGTCCCCAAACTTGACGCCAACCCTTATTCCTTTGTGGAGGAAATACGGGCAGTAGCTCATTGATTCCATCCCGCCGGCCACTACTATTTCTGCGTCTCCAACCATTATTGCCTGTGCTCCCAGCATTATGCTTTTGAGTCCAGAACCGCACACCTTATTGACAGTGGTAGACGGAACTTCAGGTGGCAGATCGGCAATTATGGCTGCCTGCCTTGCCGGGGACTGCCCCAGGCCGGCCTGCACAACGTTACCCATGTAGCACTCATCTACCTGCTCGGATTTTATTCCAGCGCGCTTGACCGCTTCCCTGATGACAGCTGCACCCAGTTCCTGAGGCTTAACAGAAGAAAGACCTCCCAGAAACCTTCCCAGCGCAGTCCTGCATGCACTTACGACGACAACGTCACGTATCTCCATCTTAACTCCTTTCACCAGATTGGTTTCTCTTTTCTCAAAAAGGCCTTGATGCCTTTCTTCGGCTCATCCGTTGAGAAGATCTGACCGAACGCCTCTATCTCACGGTGCCCGGAGGTTGACACGAGCTCCGCATTTTCCATGTTGATAAGCCTCTTGACTGTTCTTAAGGCGATGGGCGGTTTGGATTTGAGTTTCTCTGCAAGCCTCAAGCTGAATGGGAGAACATTTTCAGGTTCCACGATCCAGTTGACGAGGCCAAACTCCATTGCTCGCTCTGCGGAAAGAGGCTCTCCCGTGAATACCATCTCTTTTGCCCTTCCTACACCGATGAGTCTTGTTAGTCTTCTGGTCCCGGCAAAACCGGGTATCACTCCCAATCCCAGTCCAGGTTGCCCAATGGTCGCCTGTGCAGAACAGACTCTGAGATCGCAAGCGAGTGCAAGCTCACACCCTCCTCCCAGACAGTGACCGTTTATCGCTGCAATGACTGGCTTTTGGATATTTTCCATGGACGAGAGCATCTTCTGCCCCAGCATCACGTACCTCTTGGCACTCTTAGAATCAAACTTTTCAAGCTCCCTCAGATCCGCACCAGCTACAAATGAATCGCCTTCTCCGGTCAGTATTACCACTTTGACTTTGTCATCCCGGTTCAACTCTTCCAGAGTCTGGTAAAGTTCCTCTATCGTACGTGAGTCCAGGGCGTTGCGAACTTCTGGACGGGAGATTCCTATGATAGCCACGCCATCCTCGAGGCTTACTCTGATGCTTTTGTTATCCACGTGGCTACATGCTCCAACTTCATCCAAGTCTGTCCAGCCTCTCTCTTATTTTCCTTAGAAGAACGGCTTCCCCTTTTGCCGCAGTAGAGCCTTCAGGGGATGCCAGATATGCATCTAGTTCTTTCTTTATCTCCTTAAGCTGTTCCTTCCTCTGTCTGATAGTTGCCAGGGCTCTGTTGAACGGCTCAATAAGTTCTTGGAACTGAGCCTGATCGGACGACCTGAAGCTTATCTCCTGAGGCGTGTTTCCCTCCGCTATCTCTTCAAGAACCCTGCTTATCCTTGCAAAAGGTCCCATCACCCTTACCGAGATTATGTAGGTGAGCCACAAGAATACGAAGTTGAGCACGAAGAAGAGGAGGAATAGGCTGCGCACTGCATTGTTGAAAACTTGTGCCGCAGACCGGGTGAAAGGATCTGAGATAAGGAGTAGTCCGCTCGCAATCGGGTTCCAGAAGATGAAGAAGAATACGCACACACCGAGAACCAGAAGAGAGAATATGGCTAAGGTGATCATATATCTGGCAACCTTGAGCCGCAAAGCTAGCCTGAACTGAATCTTTCTCCTCCTGTTATGCATCTGGCCTCCTATCCCGGGGTTCTAGGAACAAATGTCAAGGGCGAGATGGACTGAAATCATCTTCGCTCCTTGAAACTGACTATGGTGTCGTCATCAAGCACAATTC is drawn from candidate division TA06 bacterium and contains these coding sequences:
- a CDS encoding acetyl-CoA C-acetyltransferase, with product MEIRDVVVVSACRTALGRFLGGLSSVKPQELGAAVIREAVKRAGIKSEQVDECYMGNVVQAGLGQSPARQAAIIADLPPEVPSTTVNKVCGSGLKSIMLGAQAIMVGDAEIVVAGGMESMSYCPYFLHKGIRVGVKFGDQKLVDSLIHDGLWCAFEDVHMGKLAELVANEKGITREMQDEYALGSHKKAVAAIKSGKFKKEIVPVQIPQRKGEPITIDTDESPREDTTLEKLAKLRPAFQKDGTVTAGNAPGLNDGASAVVIMSDKKAKDLGIKPLARITAYTSTFVEPKWVFLAPVKAVGKIMDKLGVKIDHFDLIEANEAFAAQCLADGKELGWDFDRVNVNGGGIALGHPIGASGARVVTTLLYAMKDRGKKTGLATLCLGGGGAVAMSFEAM
- a CDS encoding enoyl-CoA hydratase/isomerase family protein — its product is MDEVGACSHVDNKSIRVSLEDGVAIIGISRPEVRNALDSRTIEELYQTLEELNRDDKVKVVILTGEGDSFVAGADLRELEKFDSKSAKRYVMLGQKMLSSMENIQKPVIAAINGHCLGGGCELALACDLRVCSAQATIGQPGLGLGVIPGFAGTRRLTRLIGVGRAKEMVFTGEPLSAERAMEFGLVNWIVEPENVLPFSLRLAEKLKSKPPIALRTVKRLINMENAELVSTSGHREIEAFGQIFSTDEPKKGIKAFLRKEKPIW
- a CDS encoding methyl-accepting chemotaxis protein; the protein is MHNRRRKIQFRLALRLKVARYMITLAIFSLLVLGVCVFFFIFWNPIASGLLLISDPFTRSAAQVFNNAVRSLFLLFFVLNFVFLWLTYIISVRVMGPFARISRVLEEIAEGNTPQEISFRSSDQAQFQELIEPFNRALATIRQRKEQLKEIKKELDAYLASPEGSTAAKGEAVLLRKIRERLDRLG